GAGTGTCAAATAGGGAAACAGGGACAGTATGGGACAAAGGAGGCCCTTTGATGAGCAGAAGTGCTAACGGGAACCGTGGCGGAGCTGACGGGGGGCATGCGGGAGGCCCTGGTTATGAGGAGCTATGTGACCCAAGGGCCTGTGAGCcgcccttcttccctcctcctccggTTTCCAGCGGCAGCACCACTGGTCTGTGCAAGCTGGCTGTTTTGTGTATCTCAGTCAGGGGCTTACTGGCTCATAACTACCATGTAGACTGCTCGACCTCCCTTCTTTCTAAGGCTCATAGGAAGACTTGCAGATGTTTAACCTCATTTCTTTGTGCTGCCTCGAAAGAGGATTAAAGTCACCTGTTTATCCAATAGCATCTATAGCCAAGGTGGCTGATTAAGCTTATTAGCGGCTGATGTCCCATGATCGCAGCGTAGCTATGTGGCTAGAGACCGGGAGGTTGGCTAAAGAGCCCACAAGGATTAGCATACATCTCTTCGGAAACAAGCTAACTTGCATAGATAATAATGGGAAAGGGTTTAAAGAGAAGTCAGTAATGATCTCTAGAAAGGTGGATCACAGTCAACTCTGCTTTTCCTATGGGATACTCAGTAAATTGGGATGTCTTAACTGATGGGAGACTGCAGAGTTCTAGGCAGCAAAACCaagctcatttttatttgctccaaaggaaagaagaagatgGTGGCCATAAGAGAGGCAGACACACAAGCCTTGGCTGTAGAATCTGCAGTGCTTCCCCCAGCAACTTCTATGGAGACCTGTAGCTCCTACTGCAATTCCAGCCTTTGTGAAGTCGAAGTAGATGGCCCTAGGAAAATCAAGAGGACTTACAGACCCCGTTCCATTCAGAGGTCATGGTTTGGGCAGTTCCCATGGTTAGTAATTGACCCAAAGGAGACCAAGCTCTTCTGCTCAGCTTGCAAAGAAAGACCGAATCTCCATGACAAATCGTCCCGGTTAGTCCGAGGTTACACGGGGCCTTTTAAAGTGGAGACTTTAAAATACCATGAGGTCAGCAAAGCACACAAGCTCTGTGTCAACACTGTTGAAATCAAGGAAGACGCCCCTCCGGCTGCCCTGGTCCCAGAGATCTCCAGCGACCTGATGGCGAACATGGAGCACTTCTTCAACGCCGCCTACTCCATTGCGTACCACTCGAGGCCTCTGAATGACTTTGAGAAGATCCTGGAACTCCTCCAAAGCACCGGGACCATGATTTTGGGCAAGTACCGAAATCGCACCGCATGCACTCAGTTCATCAAGTACATCTCTGAGACCCTGAAGAAGGAGATCCTCGAGGATGTCCGGAACTCCCCTTGCGTGAGTGTGTTGCTGGACAGCTCCACAGACGCCTCGGACCAGTCCTGTGTGGGGATTTATGTCCGCTACTTTAAGGGGATAGATGTGAAAGAGTCCTACATCACCTTGGCCCCTCTCTACAGTGAGACGGTGGATGGCTACTTTGAGACTATCATCTCTGCCCTGGATGAACTGGACATCCCCTTCCGGAAGCCCGGTTGGGTGGTGGGCCTGGGAACCGATGGCTCCACCACGCTGAGCTGCAGAGGAGGCCTCGTGGAAAAGTTCCAAGAGGTCATCCCCCAGCTGCTGCCCGTCCACTGTGTTGCCCACCGGCTGCACCTGGCTGTGGTAGACGCATGTGGGGGCATCGATCTGGTGAAGAAGTGTGACCGGCACATTCGAACGGTCTTCAAGTTTTACCAGTCCTCAAACAAAAGGCTGAATGAGCTGCAGGAAGGCGCAGCTCCCCTGGAGCAGGAGATCACCCGCCTCAAGGACCTGAGCGCCGTCAGGTGGGTGGCCAGCAAGAGGCGCACGCTGAACGCGCTCATCGTGAGCTGGCCTGCCCTGGCCCGGCACCTCCAGGGCGTGGCGGAAGCTGGGGGCCAGACTGGGCACAGGGCCAAAGGCATGCTGAAGCTGATGAAGAGCTTCCATTTCGTCAAGTTCTGCCACTTCCTTTTGGACTTCCTGAGCATCTACAGGCCTCTGTCTGAGGTGTGCCAGAAGGAGATGGTGCTGATTACAGAGGTGAACTCCACGCTGGGACGGGCCTACGTAGCCCTGGAGACCCTCCGTCACCAGGCGGGGCCCAAAGAGGAAGAGTTCAACGCCGGCTTCCGGGATGGGCGGCTCCACGGCATCTTCCTGGACAGAATGGAGATGGCGGAACAGCGCTTCCAGGCGGACCGGGAAAGGATGATCCTGACTGGGATCGAGTACCTCCAGCAGAGGTTTGACACGGCGCGGCCCCCACAGCTCAAGAACATGGAGGTGTTCGACACCACGGCCTGGCCAAGTGGGATGGAACTGGCCAGTTTTGGGAACGACGATATTCTTGCCCTGGCCAGATACTTTGAGCTCTCGCTCCCTGCAGGGTACAGCGAGGAGGCGCTCCTGGAGGAGTGGCTGGGCCTGAAAGCCATGGGCAGGAACCTCCCGTTCTCCATGCTGTGTAAGAACACCCTGGCCCAGCACTACCGCTTCCCGCTGCTGAGCAGGCTCGTGGCGGTGGTGGTGTGCGTGCCCGTCTCCGCCTCCTGCTGTGAGCGGGGCTTCAGTGCCATGAGCCGGATCAGGACTGAGGAGAGGACCAAGCTCTCCAACGAGGTGATCAACATGCTCATGATGACAGCGGTGAACGGGGTGGCAGTCACGGAGTACGACCCCCAGCCTGCCATCCAGCACTGGTACCTGACCTCCTCGGGCCGGCGGTTCAGCCACGTCTGCGCATGTGCCCAAGCGCCGCCCCGCGCCCAGGCACGTAAGTGCACGTGACCGAGTCCCCGGGCGGTCTGACCTTCCCGATCCCACGCTGGCCTTGACGTCTGCGAGGGCCTGGCAATGGCCGCCATCGCCAGAGGCTTGGTCTCAGGTGTCCCCAGTGGGTGCTCGGGATGTGACACGTACCCTCCAAGAGCTTCGGACCCAGTGAGGCAGGCGGGACGCACACACACTGCAGGCAGGGGCGTAGCGCTGGAGCACGAATTCTCAGAGCCAGTCTGCCCCAGGcccaaattctggctctgctaaCTAGTGTGTGACCTCGGGCCAGTTCACCTCATTGTGCCTTGGTTTTTCTTCGGAAGAGGGCACAGCATCTGGCCCGTGATGCCAGTGGCATTCTGGAAAGGTCCACCCACTACTGGAAGTAACCAGAGCACCGGACGAGCTAGGGCAGTGACAGCACATTCTCCGAGGGGCTGGGTAGACTCTTTCGGGAGGGAAGAAGTCAGTGCAGGTCAGAGGGGCCGTGAAGAAGGTGCTAGGTGGAGGAGAGGGTTGGGGCATGCCGGGTGCGGAGGCGCCTCACAGTCCCCTCGGAGCACTAGGCTGGAGGGCTGGAGTGGGGACCGGGCTGGAGGGGAAGTTAGGTTACATGGCAGGTGAGTTACTGAGTCTTAGGCAagacattttcctcttttcaagTAGTCACTGAAATGAAAACCAGAGAGTTTCTCCAGGCTGTTCATGTTTTACTTCCCAGTGACAGCAGTGAAGCTTCTTCCTTGACACCTTCTTATTGCTGGTCTCCTTCCAGCACTTGTGCTCTCGTGGGTTACTGCCCAGTCTGTGGTCAGCAGTGGACTGGGTCTCAGGGTTGACAGGCTCCATAGGAAGCAGAGTGGCCCCTATCCGGTTgctgagcaaggggaggggcccGGGGTCGAAGTGGAGAGGAGACCGGGAGGGCCGAGGTGGGGAGCCAGGCAGTGCATCCTTCACCCACGCGTTTGCTGCATGAGCTGCTCCCTACATCCAGCCCTGTGGGGGTGAAGGAGAAAGACACTCTCAGGTGTGTTCTCATCGGGGCAGTGGGGCTGGTACATCTGAGGCAAATAGAGGACACTACCCAATTTGATATGATAAGGTCCTCTTTCCCAGGCAgggttctcaacctcagcactgttgacacTGAAGGTCGGATCATTCCTCACGTGAGGCCTGGCCTATGTGTGGTAGGATCTTGAGCATCCCTAACCTGCACCCCTTACATACTCCCTGGGTCCCCATAGCACTCACCCAGCTGTAGCTATCAAAAGTGTCTCCAGGCATTGTCATGTGTCCCCTGGAGGGCAGAGCTCTGGCCACACCGTGGAGACGGGAGCCCgggcctccctcccccattcataGAAGGTTCCCAGGTGAGACCTGCGTCCGAGGGTGAGAGATGACCAGAGCGAGACTAGATCCGGCCTGCCCAGAGCAGCCTCCGTCCCGTCTCCAGCCTGTTCTGCATGCCTTCCTCGCCGAGCATACCTTGGGGTGCAGTTGGACTTGGGAAGGGGATCATCATCCAATCTGTTTTCCCCTCAGTGTAATTGTGGGTTCTCTTTCCTCTCGCACAAGGAGCAGGGCTCAGGAAGGAGAAGATGGGGGCGCTCTTTATGGAGGAGGCTGTGACCCAGAAGCCACCCATTCCATCCTACAGGGAGCCAGTGGAGATCCTGAAGGACTGCATCATGGACCCTCCCGACAGACTCCTGTACCCCCATACCAGCCAAGAGGCCCCCGAGCTGTCCTGACAGCTCCCATAGGAGCAGGATTCCTAGGCATCGCCTTGGAGAccccctgctgccctgccccttGGAATCATGGTGACAGGCTCTCTGCAGAATCTAGGCTACCCTAGAATCTTCGTTTGGGGGGGACTCTCTAAACACCAGAAGGGGGCAGTGACAAGATAGTTAAGCCCACCTCCCAGAGAGGCAGGGTAATCAGGAGCACAAACCTGTTCACCAAGGCCCCTCTCTAAGCAGCGGTGACCTCACAGCACTGAAATAGGCCGAAAGGTTCCGATCTCAAATTCATCTTTAAGGTGCTTCAGGAAATGATCCTATCAGCAAAGATTTCACCCCATGTTCTGGGAGCAAGAGGACTTCTCTGAAGTGGGAGAGACTGTTGGCGGGAGGGGCTTAAAGGAGCATCCCAGCCCCCGCGGATGGTTGGGGGGCCGCAGGGGCACGGAGCAGGCacctggggaggggcggagggtgACCAGGCTTGGGGGACAACTGGCCTGGCTCCATGGCAGACGCAGGGAAGCCTCAACTCCAGACGGGAGACTCACAGCAGAGAATTTCTCTATCTCCTTCAGGGCCTCCCTTAGGAGGAGGCAAGCAAAACCCTCTGCACAAAGCACTCGAGGTCATCCTCCTATAGCCCCAGGACCATGGAAGAAAGGCTTTCCgggagggagcctgctgcttCTCACCGGTGGCAGCCCTTCTGTGTGAACTGCTCCAGTGTTGGACGTGAGCCTGGCTTCCTGAGGAGTGGACACGTGCAAGCTTGCCCTGGGGAGGCTTGTGAtccagcccagctctgctgcAGGCAGAGGTTCAACCAGAATTAatgccttcctcttttctgtgCCTCGATTTCCCTCCCCATGACATGGCAGCAGAGAATTCAAGTGCCTGCTGGCTCCTGGTCTGCCACAGGATGGACGTCTGCCACAGGAGCGTCTCCGGCTCCCTGAAAGACAGACCTCGGGCGGCACAGAGTGGGCTTAGCTGCCTTCAGCCCTTGTCCTTGTCCCTTGCTACCGACGTCCTTACTATGGGAAGAGGTGCTCCCAAAGTGTGCCACTCTTCTCGAAGTTGCTCTGGGACCCAGCCTGGGAATCACTAGGGGTGCTTGTTAAATATGCTCCCCCCATACCTGCCCGATCAGATCCGCAGGACCGGGGCTCAGGGATGGGCCGTTGTCCGCAGGATCCTGCAGGAGCTTTGTGAGCCCACTCAAACTTGAggacccccaccccatctctccgGCCTCCCGGAAGTAAAGCACTTTCCCCTCCAGGGCAGTTTCATTTTGGCAGGTTCCTAGGCTGCTTATCTGGTGGGGATGATGTGGAGCCTAGGTCCTGCCTTCCTAACCATGGATTGTTTGCCCCCTGCCTTTTAGACAGGCAGGAAGTGGTGCGTCCCGGCCTCACACTTGGGGGCCCTGCCCTGTGCTGCAAGTACAAGTTGTCTGGCCCTTAGCCAGCAGTCTGTTCTCCTCCCAGTCCTAGGGTGGTGCTGGGATCCAGTGTCCCCCTGGTTCCTGATGTTTCTGACTCTCCCTTCCCACCACCCACCCTTAGCACTTAGCCTTAATGTCATCGCCTTCCTGTTTTCTTTAGCTGTGGGCCAGGAattcactctcactctctgcctTTTATTTAGCCTGTGGAAATGTCTCTCTCCCAGCCCCATGGTCTAGGGTCTGGGGTATACCATGGGCCCTTGCAGCTACAGCTCTGGCCATACCGTGGAGATGGGAGCCCgggcctccctcccccattcataGAAGGTTCTATGGGAGTTCAGGAGTCTGCCTGAGGCTAGGTGTTGTGGGTGTGAATTGGTgagatggaagagagagagaccccTCAAAGTGGGGACTGTCAGCCCCACTCTATTCCTAGATTCCAAATTTAGGTGAATTTCTGGCAAGCCTCCTCCCCATGGCCTCTCCCATTCTTTAAGAATCCTCAGAGGATGAGGCCAGTCCCTCAAGCAGTGTTGTGTGTGAGTTCCACACACACAATTCCCTGTGCTGCTCTCGGCGTGGAGGTGGAGGCCAGGTAGGGAAGCACCCAGCCTCCACATCCATGTTCTGAGGAAGCCTCCAATGCCAGCTTTTGGGAAGGCTGGGCCCCTTGGAGGGGGTGACTGAAAATGCTGTTTATCATAGAGGTTTGCACTATCCACATTTCTCGTGGGGCGCAGGCATGCTAGCTAATGGCAAAGATGACTACCCACCTTTTTGTGCAGGACCCAGGGCTGACACGTGGTGAGCACCCTTACCGGAGACTATTACCCAACCCgagctctttgttttgtttcaagacACTCGCTGCGCTTCAAATCCAGGGCCTGGAGATATCCTGGTTGGAGAGCCGTCCTATTTTTGCCTCACAAGGACAAAAGCTGAAGGGCACGGGGAATAGAAGGAGCAAGCCTTGGCCAGAGTCCTAGCTACGCCTccactctcctttccttcctgtaATCTTCATATCATCTCCACGTTCTGATCCTGGCACTCCCCCCATCCCTACGCACACCCCATAACTGCTGCCCACGGGGTCTGACGTTCTGAGTTTTAACCGGCATTATAACCGATGGTTTGATTCCAGTAGCCATAGAGACCAGGCGGGGGGGAGCGACCTCAGCCCCCTGTCCTCGCCGGACATCTCAGACAGTAACCTACTCTAGACCTTTGCTTCTCCCTCAAGGCCACGTGGAGTACCTAGGGTGCTAAGTATTTGGCAAGACGGTGTGAAGATTGGCCAATTGCCTCGTGCAGGTGTCTGTCAGCCAAGGATACTCAGGGTGATTGGCAAGGGGATGTCCTCTCCTCTTCTGGTTTCAAAGAGGTGCAAATGAGGTTTAAAAAACCATGTTTGATTCTCAACCTTTTGCTACCTGAATAAAGCAGAGTTTATTTCGGCACATGCCTCTGTCCTGTAAGTCCCGCGGGTCAAAGCTTATCAAAAGCTGATCGAAGCTAACTAAATCGGGCCGCTCGGCGAGCCCGCCCCCGCCGCACTGACGCGCTCGCGCCTGCGCGGGGGCGACTGTGCGCGCTCCCCTGGGCCGCCCGGTCGTGCTGCGCATGCTCGGCGCCCACTGCCCGGCGGGGACCCCGCGC
This genomic window from Halichoerus grypus chromosome 12, mHalGry1.hap1.1, whole genome shotgun sequence contains:
- the ZNF862 gene encoding zinc finger protein 862 isoform X2, producing the protein MEPRESGKAPVTFDDITVYLLQEEWMLLSQQQREICGSDKLVAPLGPTIANPELFYKFEQGPEPWLGNVQGQRNVLSHHPGKNEMGCMEEKDSRSPAREAGLDLPPQKKACLSHFSTERGNIEVDCTGKSKKPLKPRSIQKSWFVQFPWLVMNEEQTALFCSACREYPSVRDKRSRLIEGYTGPFKVETLKYHAKSKAHLFCVNALAARDPIWADRFQSVREESGDVLASPEHLFTADYPILYPPGPLGAYDNMAQLLPSPRADLEDPGGNGAFPTLYLDCISELRQKETADDTHRSSNVNILRDAAEPGGQDPSEEGLFEEVPVVFEELPVVFEDVAVYFTREEWGMLVKRQKELYRDVMRMNYELLASLGPAAAKPDLISKLERRAAPWIKDPNGPKWGKGRPPGKKKMVAIREADTQALAVESAVLPPATSMETCSSYCNSSLCEVEVDGPRKIKRTYRPRSIQRSWFGQFPWLVIDPKETKLFCSACKERPNLHDKSSRLVRGYTGPFKVETLKYHEVSKAHKLCVNTVEIKEDAPPAALVPEISSDLMANMEHFFNAAYSIAYHSRPLNDFEKILELLQSTGTMILGKYRNRTACTQFIKYISETLKKEILEDVRNSPCVSVLLDSSTDASDQSCVGIYVRYFKGIDVKESYITLAPLYSETVDGYFETIISALDELDIPFRKPGWVVGLGTDGSTTLSCRGGLVEKFQEVIPQLLPVHCVAHRLHLAVVDACGGIDLVKKCDRHIRTVFKFYQSSNKRLNELQEGAAPLEQEITRLKDLSAVRWVASKRRTLNALIVSWPALARHLQGVAEAGGQTGHRAKGMLKLMKSFHFVKFCHFLLDFLSIYRPLSEVCQKEMVLITEVNSTLGRAYVALETLRHQAGPKEEEFNAGFRDGRLHGIFLDRMEMAEQRFQADRERMILTGIEYLQQRFDTARPPQLKNMEVFDTTAWPSGMELASFGNDDILALARYFELSLPAGYSEEALLEEWLGLKAMGRNLPFSMLCKNTLAQHYRFPLLSRLVAVVVCVPVSASCCERGFSAMSRIRTEERTKLSNEVINMLMMTAVNGVAVTEYDPQPAIQHWYLTSSGRRFSHVCACAQAPPRAQARLRKEKMGALFMEEAVTQKPPIPSYREPVEILKDCIMDPPDRLLYPHTSQEAPELS
- the ZNF862 gene encoding zinc finger protein 862 isoform X1; translation: MEPRESGKAPVTFDDITVYLLQEEWMLLSQQQREICGSDKLVAPLGPTIANPELFYKFEQGPEPWLGNVQGQRNVLSHHPGKNEMGCMEEKDSRSPAREAGLDLPPQKKACLSHFSTERGNIEVDCTGKSKKPLKPRSIQKSWFVQFPWLVMNEEQTALFCSACREYPSVRDKRSRLIEGYTGPFKVETLKYHAKSKAHLFCVNALAARDPIWADRFQSVREESGDVLASPEHLFTADYPILYPPGPLGAYDNMAQLLPSPRADLEDPGGNGAFPTLYLDCISELRQKETADDTHRSSNVNILRDAAEPGGQDPSEEGLFEEVPVVFEELPVVFEDVAVYFTREEWGMLVKRQKELYRDVMRMNYELLASLGPAAAKPDLISKLERRAAPWIKDPNGPKWGKGRPPGKKKMVAIREADTQALAVESAVLPPATSMETCSSYCNSSLCEVEVDGPRKIKRTYRPRSIQRSWFGQFPWLVIDPKETKLFCSACKERPNLHDKSSRLVRGYTGPFKVETLKYHEVSKAHKLCVNTVEIKEDAPPAALVPEISSDLMANMEHFFNAAYSIAYHSRPLNDFEKILELLQSTGTMILGKYRNRTACTQFIKYISETLKKEILEDVRNSPCVSVLLDSSTDASDQSCVGIYVRYFKGIDVKESYITLAPLYSETVDGYFETIISALDELDIPFRKPGWVVGLGTDGSTTLSCRGGLVEKFQEVIPQLLPVHCVAHRLHLAVVDACGGIDLVKKCDRHIRTVFKFYQSSNKRLNELQEGAAPLEQEITRLKDLSAVRWVASKRRTLNALIVSWPALARHLQGVAEAGGQTGHRAKGMLKLMKSFHFVKFCHFLLDFLSIYRPLSEVCQKEMVLITEVNSTLGRAYVALETLRHQAGPKEEEFNAGFRDGRLHGIFLDRMEMAEQRFQADRERMILTGIEYLQQRFDTARPPQLKNMEVFDTTAWPSGMELASFGNDDILALARYFELSLPAGYSEEALLEEWLGLKAMGRNLPFSMLCKNTLAQHYRFPLLSRLVAVVVCVPVSASCCERGFSAMSRIRTEERTKLSNEVINMLMMTAVNGVAVTEYDPQPAIQHWYLTSSGRRFSHVCACAQAPPRAQARAGLRKEKMGALFMEEAVTQKPPIPSYREPVEILKDCIMDPPDRLLYPHTSQEAPELS
- the ZNF862 gene encoding zinc finger protein 862 isoform X3, encoding MLLSQQQREICGSDKLVAPLGPTIANPELFYKFEQGPEPWLGNVQGQRNVLSHHPGKNEMGCMEEKDSRSPAREAGLDLPPQKKACLSHFSTERGNIEVDCTGKSKKPLKPRSIQKSWFVQFPWLVMNEEQTALFCSACREYPSVRDKRSRLIEGYTGPFKVETLKYHAKSKAHLFCVNALAARDPIWADRFQSVREESGDVLASPEHLFTADYPILYPPGPLGAYDNMAQLLPSPRADLEDPGGNGAFPTLYLDCISELRQKETADDTHRSSNVNILRDAAEPGGQDPSEEGLFEEVPVVFEELPVVFEDVAVYFTREEWGMLVKRQKELYRDVMRMNYELLASLGPAAAKPDLISKLERRAAPWIKDPNGPKWGKGRPPGKKKMVAIREADTQALAVESAVLPPATSMETCSSYCNSSLCEVEVDGPRKIKRTYRPRSIQRSWFGQFPWLVIDPKETKLFCSACKERPNLHDKSSRLVRGYTGPFKVETLKYHEVSKAHKLCVNTVEIKEDAPPAALVPEISSDLMANMEHFFNAAYSIAYHSRPLNDFEKILELLQSTGTMILGKYRNRTACTQFIKYISETLKKEILEDVRNSPCVSVLLDSSTDASDQSCVGIYVRYFKGIDVKESYITLAPLYSETVDGYFETIISALDELDIPFRKPGWVVGLGTDGSTTLSCRGGLVEKFQEVIPQLLPVHCVAHRLHLAVVDACGGIDLVKKCDRHIRTVFKFYQSSNKRLNELQEGAAPLEQEITRLKDLSAVRWVASKRRTLNALIVSWPALARHLQGVAEAGGQTGHRAKGMLKLMKSFHFVKFCHFLLDFLSIYRPLSEVCQKEMVLITEVNSTLGRAYVALETLRHQAGPKEEEFNAGFRDGRLHGIFLDRMEMAEQRFQADRERMILTGIEYLQQRFDTARPPQLKNMEVFDTTAWPSGMELASFGNDDILALARYFELSLPAGYSEEALLEEWLGLKAMGRNLPFSMLCKNTLAQHYRFPLLSRLVAVVVCVPVSASCCERGFSAMSRIRTEERTKLSNEVINMLMMTAVNGVAVTEYDPQPAIQHWYLTSSGRRFSHVCACAQAPPRAQARAGLRKEKMGALFMEEAVTQKPPIPSYREPVEILKDCIMDPPDRLLYPHTSQEAPELS